Proteins from a single region of Theobroma cacao cultivar B97-61/B2 chromosome 10, Criollo_cocoa_genome_V2, whole genome shotgun sequence:
- the LOC18586232 gene encoding ankyrin-2: protein MTVESSSITIGRPSSMQERVRNAANEGVIEALYELIREKADFLRDIDQMEFVDTPLHVAAAAGRTEFALELLDLKPSLATKLNQDGLSPIHLALQNEHAETVLSLLRFDKNLVRVKGKNGYTPFHYAVMNGDRPVLNEFLKDCPQCIHDATNRNETGLHVAVQNNSFEAFQVLMLWLWRSDCSVREIKRILNFKNRDGDTALHIAASKNQPKIVRLLTEYGILNMKATNSKNLTGQNQHDRGKSKEILLSAYRAIFVGAIALIQLISDLKYNIKTMSGDNNNAVLVVTVLILTATYQAALSPPGGVF from the exons ATGACTGTAGAGAGTTCTAGCATCACAATTGGTCGTCCTTCCTCAATGCAGGAGAGGGTGAGGAATGCTGCTAATGAAGGTGTTATTGAGGCGTTGTATGAGCTTATTCGGGAGAAGGCAGATTTCTTGAGGGACATCGATCAAATGGAGTTTGTTGATACTCCATTACACGTAGCTGCAGCTGCAGGACGCACTGAGTTTGCATTGGAGTTGTTGGACTTAAAGCCATCACTTGCTACGAAGCTGAACCAGGACGGTTTGAGCCCCATTCACCTTGCGTTGCAGAATGAGCATGCAGAGACGGTGCTCTCACTCCTGAGATTCGATAAGAATCTCGTTCGTGTCAAAGGGAAGAACGGCTACACTCCTTTCCATTACGCAGTAATGAACGGAGACCGTCCTGTTTTGAATGAATTTCTCAAGGATTGCCCTCAATGTATCCATGATGCGACAAATCGAAATGAAACTGGCCTGCATGTTGCAGTGCAGAACAACAGCTTCGAAGCTTTTCAAGTTCTAATGCTCTGGCTTTGGAGATCTGATTGTTCTGTGAGGGAGATTAAAAGAATTCTGAACTTCAAGAACAGGGATGGCGACACTGCGTTGCACATAGCAGCATCCAAAAACCAACCAAAG ATTGTCAGGTTATTAACTGAGTATGGGATACTGAACATGAAAGCTACCAATTCGAAGAATTTAACAGGCCAAAATCAACACGACAGAGGAAAGAGCAAGGAAATTCTACTTTCTGCTTACCGTGCCATTTTCGTCGGAGCAATTGCTCTTATTCAACTAATTAGTGACCTTaaatataacattaaaacCATGTCAGGTGACAACAACAATGCTGTGCTGGTAGTAACAGTACTTATTCTAACAGCCACTTACCAAGCCGCCCTAAGCCCCCCCGGAGGTGTTTTTTAG
- the LOC18586233 gene encoding 60S ribosomal protein L23a, with amino-acid sequence MAPAKVDSKKKTDPKAQAVKAAKAVKSGTTFKKKAKKIRTKVTFHRPKTLKKERNPKYPRISAPPRNKLDQYQILKYPLTTESAMKKIEDNNTLVFIVDIRADKKKIKDAVKKMYDIQTKKVNTLIRPDGTKKAYVRLTPDYDALDVANKIGII; translated from the exons TTGACAGCAAGAAAAAAACTGATCCAAAGGCTCAAGCAGTTAAGGCTGCCAAGGCTGTGAAGTCTGGTACAACATTCAAGAAGAAGGCTAAGAAGATCCGGACAAAAGTTACATTTCATCGGCCAAAGACtctgaaaaaagaaaggaaccCAAAATATCCTCGCATTAGTGCACCACCCAGAAATAAGTTGGATCAGTATCAAATCCTCAAGTATCCCCTAACTACTGAGTCTgcaatgaaaaaaattgaggACAACAACACACTGGTTTTCATTGTTGACATTCGTGCTGACAAGAAGAAGATTAAAGATGCAGTGAAGAAGATGTATGACATTCAGACGAAGAAAGTGAATACATTGATCAG GCCTGATGGAACTAAGAAGGCATATGTTAGGTTGACTCCAGATTATGATGCCTTGGATGTGGCAAACAAGATTGGGATTATCTAA